In the genome of Maribacter forsetii DSM 18668, the window CAAAAGTTGTTAAGGGTACGGTGCCATTATCTGAAATGTTTGGATATGTTACTTCTCTTAGAACATTATCTTCAGGTCGTGCGACTTCAACAATGGAATTTTCACACTATGCAGAAACTCCTTCTAATATTTCAGAAGAAGTTATCAAAGCAGCAAAAGGTATAACAGCATAAATTTAGGACATGAGTCAGAAAATTAGAATAAAACTAAAATCTTACGATCACAATTTGGTGGATAAGTCTGCTGAGAAGATTGTAAAAACGGTAAAGACTACCGGTGCTGTTGTAACAGGGCCAATTCCTTTACCAACACATAAAAAGATATTTACGGTATTGCGTTCACCGCACGTAAATAAGAAATCTAGAGAGCAGTTCCAATTAAGTTCTTATAAGAGATTATTGGATATCTATAGCTCTTCATCTAAAACTATTGATGCACTTATGAAGTTAGAGCTTCCAAGTGGTGTAGAAGTAGAGATTAAGGTGTAATTGACAATCTAATCCTTAATATGGGTTAGATAACATGTCCTAAGCTGCGTGCGAGGGAAAAACGGAAAAAATAATTTAGGGTTAAATTATTTTGACCCTATTTTTTTGAATAGAATTTAATAAGTAATAATTAATATAAATAAGTATGTCTGGGTTAATAGGAAAGAAAGTAGGCATGACCAGTATTTTTGACGAGAATGGAAAAAACATTCCATGTACCGTTATACAGGCTGGACCATGTGTAGTTACCCAAGTCAGAACCGAAGAGGTCGACGGGTATAGTGCCCTTCAACTTGGTTTCGATGACAAGGCAGAAAGTCGTGCTATTAAGGCTGAATTAGGCCATTTTAAAAAAGCAGGTGCTTCTCCTAAGAAAAAAGTCGTTGAGTTCCGAGATTTTGAAGGTGAATTTAAATTAGGTGACACTGTTGGTGTTGATGTTTTTGCTGAAGGACAATTCGTAGATGTTATTGGTACATCTAAGGGTAAAGGTTTTCAGGGTGTTGTAAAACGTCACGGATTCGGTGGAGTTGGTCAAGCAACTCATGGTCAGCATAACAGACTTAGAGCTCCTGGTTCTATTGGTGCTGCATCATATCCTGCAAGAGTATTTAAAGGTATGAAAATGGCCGGTAGAATGGGTACTGATCGTGTAACGGTTCAGAACCTTAGAGTTTTAAAAGTAGTTCCAGAAAAGAATCTTTTAGTAGTAAAAGGTTGTGTTCCGGGCCATAAGAATGCTTATGTAACCATACAAAGGTAGAGTAATGAAAATAGCAGTTTTAGATATTAAAGGAAAAGACACAGGTAGAAAGGCAAACCTTTCTGATGATGTTTTCGCTATAGAGCCTAATGATCATGCAGTTTACCTAGATGTAAAGCAGTATTTGGCTCACCAGAGACAAGGTACGCACAAAGCAAAGGAAAGAGCTGAGATTGCTGGTAGTACTAGAAAAATTAAGAAACAAAAAGGTACAGGTACTGCGAGAGCAGGTAGTATTAAATCTCCAGTCTTTAGAGGTGGTGGTAGAATATTTGGCCCTAGACCTAGAGATTATAGTCAAAAGTTAAATAAAAACTTAAAGCGTTTGGCAAGAAAATCTGCATTGACTTTAAAGTCTAAAGAGAATGCAATTTTAGTAGTTGAAGACTTTGATTTTGACACTCCAAAAACTAAAGATTTTGTTCAGGTTTTAAAGACTTTAGGTCTTGAGAATAAAAAGTCTTTAATAGTGTTGGGTGATTCAAATAAAGGTGTATATTTGTCTTCGCGTAATTTTAAAGGCTCAGAAGTTATAACTAACTCAGAATTAAGTACTTACAAAATTCTTCATGCTAATAGTGTGGTGTTGTTAGAAAGCTCTTTAGAAGGAATTGAATCGAATTTAAATAAACAATAATATCATGAGTGTGTTGATAAAACCAATTATAACGGAAAAGATGACTGCTGATAGCGAGTTGAATAACCGTTATGGATTCGTAGTTGACCCTAAGGCTAACAAGTTGCAGATTAAAGATGCGGTTGAAGCTACTTATGGTGTTTCTGTGAAGAAGGTCCGTACAATGAATTACGGTCCTTCAAGAAAATCCAGATATACAAAAACTGGTGTACAGCATGGAAAAACAAATGCTATTAAAAAAGCGATTGTTGATGTTGTAGAAGGTGATATTATCGATTTTTACAGTAATCTATAAAGACAAGAAATGTCAGTTAGAAAATTAAAACCAATCACTCCAGGACAGCGTTTTAGAGTAGTAAATGGATTTGACGCCATTACTGCTGATAAGCCGGAGAAAAGCTTGCTTGCTCCGTTAAAAAAGTCGGGAGGTAGAAACAGTCAAGGAAAGATGACCATACGCCAAAAAGGTGGAGGTCATAAAAGAAGGTATCGTGTAATAGATTTTAAGAGAGACAAACAAGATGTGTCTGCTACTGTTAAGACTATTGAGTACGATCCAAATAGAACTGCATTTATTGCTCTTTTGGAATATGCAGATGGTGAGAAGCGTTATGTAATCGCTCAGAATGGTTTACAAGTTGATCAGCAGGTTTCTGCTGGTGCTACAGTAGCTCC includes:
- the rpsJ gene encoding 30S ribosomal protein S10; protein product: MSQKIRIKLKSYDHNLVDKSAEKIVKTVKTTGAVVTGPIPLPTHKKIFTVLRSPHVNKKSREQFQLSSYKRLLDIYSSSSKTIDALMKLELPSGVEVEIKV
- the rplC gene encoding 50S ribosomal protein L3; the protein is MSGLIGKKVGMTSIFDENGKNIPCTVIQAGPCVVTQVRTEEVDGYSALQLGFDDKAESRAIKAELGHFKKAGASPKKKVVEFRDFEGEFKLGDTVGVDVFAEGQFVDVIGTSKGKGFQGVVKRHGFGGVGQATHGQHNRLRAPGSIGAASYPARVFKGMKMAGRMGTDRVTVQNLRVLKVVPEKNLLVVKGCVPGHKNAYVTIQR
- the rplD gene encoding 50S ribosomal protein L4 — translated: MKIAVLDIKGKDTGRKANLSDDVFAIEPNDHAVYLDVKQYLAHQRQGTHKAKERAEIAGSTRKIKKQKGTGTARAGSIKSPVFRGGGRIFGPRPRDYSQKLNKNLKRLARKSALTLKSKENAILVVEDFDFDTPKTKDFVQVLKTLGLENKKSLIVLGDSNKGVYLSSRNFKGSEVITNSELSTYKILHANSVVLLESSLEGIESNLNKQ
- the rplW gene encoding 50S ribosomal protein L23, whose translation is MSVLIKPIITEKMTADSELNNRYGFVVDPKANKLQIKDAVEATYGVSVKKVRTMNYGPSRKSRYTKTGVQHGKTNAIKKAIVDVVEGDIIDFYSNL